A portion of the Kazachstania africana CBS 2517 chromosome 2, complete genome genome contains these proteins:
- the KAFR0B00115 gene encoding uncharacterized protein produces MLEMKRHQLEEDSSNRTTIVNEKPSYDSGTIRRFHLRVYSLLSAQVLFIFAVSHVICPSEVASSFVIRHTWLGNVGTIVGYASVYNICWPVVTENLKKKSVDEEALVQKKTASWFVESVRGQQVIFFISTLAHCYRFIQSCLLDGNFAISLKALVPSLILELLISSIVCDTKFGDKMDSSLWKSRLITWVVVQVTSLVGLFALLVLPVHDKCSALMFKIWPVVFVISYPVSIITNIVRKLSPELDYTATVLLYVSMSILFAGIKLILEQLMQHS; encoded by the coding sequence ATGCTCGAAATGAAGAGACATCAATTAGAGGAAGACTCAAGTAATCGTACTACCATTGTAAATGAAAAGCCTTCTTACGATTCTGGCACTATTAGAAGATTTCACCTCAGGGTTTATTCCTTGTTGTCAGCCCAAGTACTATTCATTTTTGCCGTATCACACGTTATATGCCCCTCAGAAGTAGCCTCGAGTTTTGTCATTCGACATACCTGGCTAGGTAATGTAGGTACAATAGTCGGGTATGCATCTGTGTATAACATATGCTGGCCCGTAGTAACTGAGaacttgaagaagaaatcagTCGACGAGGAGGCACTAGTGCAAAAGAAAACTGCATCGTGGTTCGTTGAATCTGTGAGAGGACAACAAgttatctttttcatctcCACCTTGGCCCATTGCTATCGATTTATCCAGAGTTGTTTATTGGATGGAAACTTTGCCATTTCTCTCAAGGCTCTCGTACCCTCTTTAATATTGGAGCTGCTCATAAGTAGCATCGTGTGCGATACGAAATTTGGTGACAAGATGGACTCCTCTCTATGGAAGAGTAGATTGATAACTTGGGTCGTCGTACAAGTCACAAGCCTTGTGGGTTTGTTTGCTTTACTCGTTTTGCCCGTTCACGATAAATGCTCCGCTTTAATGTTCAAAATATGGCCTGTAGTGTTTGTCATATCTTACCCCGTTTCTATCATTACCAACATTGTAAGGAAACTCTCTCCTGAGTTAGATTATACGGCCACAGTATTGCTTTATGTCAGTATGTCCATTCTATTCGCAGGAATTAAACTAATACTAGAACAACTCATGCAGCACTCATAA